The following is a genomic window from Chloroflexota bacterium.
TGACAGAGAGCACCAGCCCCAGGGCAAGAGAAAGCCATGCTTCCCTCCAACTCCGGGCCTGCTGCTCGCGGTGGAGCAGGAGAACAAGAATAGCCGCGTTTACCAAGGTAAGCAGGGATAGAACGCTTAACACACTTGCCAGAAGCAAGGGATAAAGTAAAGCCGAAATGTCAGTCTGTAACAACCATCCGAGTGCGAGGGCTTGCAGCAAGATCACAGCCAGTTCTCCTGCAGTACTGACGATGCGTTGCTTTTCGGGTTCTCGCCATAGAGTAGAATTAAACAGGGGCAAAACCAAAAAACTCAGGGACAGGCCGCTGGCCATCCCCGCAGCCAGGCGCAGGGAATTGTTGGGAATGTAGAGCGCTGGCCTGCCAGTGAGGAAGTAAAAATAAGAATTCAGTCCATCTATGGCCCAAAAGACGAGGAAAACGAGCAACAAAATCAACAACTTTCCTGGCGGCAACTTGCTAGCATGAAAATGCCCCCTCCACCAAGCAGAGCATAATCCCAGCGTGGCTCCTAAGTACAAGCCCATGCACCGTGCGCACAACGGCATCTGGATGCCTGCGACAAAAAGAGAGTGGTCTGGAAGTTGATGGCAGACACCGCTCAAGAACAGCCCAATGTATTTCAAAAGCCCCGCTGCTTGCAGAAAAGGAGATTGCATATCGTTGCAATTATAGGGCGATGCTATGGACTGTCAATTTTTCAGGCAAAGGTTGGTGCTGGTATTTTGTTCTCACAATGTGTTATAATTTGTGATAAGTACGAACAAGGAGTTGGAACGTGAACAACTTACACTAGAGTGGCAGAGGCATGGTTAGTTCTTCGCCGTTGATCGTTACTCAGATACTAACGCCCAAGAAGCGTCCCGATTTGCTGCACCGGCCGCGGCTCGTTGACTTTATCCACGAGCATATTGACCGCAAGTTGCTGCTCATCTCCGCCTCGGCGGGCTATGGCAAGACCTCATTGCTCATTGATTATGCTCATGATACCGATTTGCCGGTTTGCTGGCTATCCATAGTGGAGTCAGCACGCGACCCTCGTGTATTTCTGGATTATCTGATTGCTGCGATCAATCACCATTTCCCTGGATTTGGGGAGAACTCGCGCAACTTGCTGCAATCTAGCGAAACGCTCTCTGATCCCACATTGTTTGTTGGCACATTGGTCAATGAGATCTATGAGAAAATCCCCGATTACTTCGTCGTGATCATAGACGACTATCACCTCGTTGACGAGAGCCGTGCGGTTAACCATATCGTGGATGCTCTGATTCAGCACTTGCCTGAGAACTGCCATTTCATCATTTCTAGCCGTAGCATCCCTGTGTTGACTCCTCGTGGCTTGGCCTTGCTCACTGCTCGTCAACAGATCGCTGGTCTCGGCGTGAAAGATCTGCGTTTCACACCCGAGGAAATTCAAGCACTTCTTTGGCAGAACTATGGACAACGACTTTCTGACGCAGCGGCGCAAGAACTGGCCGAGAAGTCAGAGGGCTGGATTACGGGCATATTGTTGACCACGCACACGATGTGGAAAGGACTTTTCGAAGGCATGGTCCGCATCCAGGGGTCTGACAGCAGGGTCTACGAGTACTTGGTCAACGAGGTGTTCAATCTCCAACCCCCCCAGGTGCAAGATTTTTTGCTTTCCACATCCATCCTGGATGAAATGAGTCCCCTACTCTGCGATGAGCTACTTGAGGTCAGCAACTCTCGCGATATGCTCAAGTCACTAGAGGAGAAGAACCTGTTTCTGATCCGCCTGGAACGGGGAGAGGAAAGATGGTATCGGTACCATCATTTATTCCGGGAATTTCTGCAGACCAAGTTCCAGGAGGAAAAGCCCGAACGGGTCCGCGCATTGCATGCGCGCGCTGCTAGAATACTTTGGGAAAGCGGGGCGATAGAGCAGGCGATTCACCATTATTTGCTCGCCCAGGACTATCACAGTGCCGTGGAAGCCATTCTCCAGATAGCCCGCGAAACCTTTGATGCTGGCAAGCTCGAAACCCTGACGCGTTGGATTGATGCTCTGCCTCCGAACATGCTCCAAGATAGACCTCGCTTGTTGTGGTTTCGGGCCAAGATACATGCTGACATGGGACAATTGGAGCAGGCGACCGAACTTTTTGAGCAGGCATATGCCGGATTTGCTCGCTCTGAGGATTTGCTGGGTCAGGCGCTCACATTGGTACACAAGAGCACCGTTTTGCGCTTTCAGGGCGAGTTCAGGGAGGCCATAGAAGCCTGTAAGCAAGCCATTTCTTTGGCGCAGGGAATTGGGCAGCGGGATGATGCGCTGCGCGTTATTGCGGATGCCCATCGGCAGATTGGCACCTGCCAGGCGAACCTGGGCAATCTGTCGCAAGGCGAAGAAGAATTACGTCAGGCCCTTGATATCTATGAGCAATTACGTTCAACGACCAATATCGCCTATGTACACAATGACCTGGGGGCTATCCTGCGGCGTGCAGGCAATCTGACAGGGTCTGAGCTGCACTTCCGACAAGCGCTCGAGATTTGGGAAAAATTGGGGAATGTGGGCATGGCCGCTCTGACTATCAACAACATAGCCGTTGGCCATTATTATCGTGGGGAATACGCTGAAGCACTTCAGCTCTATGAAATGGGCTTGCAACAGGCGCGCAAAGCAGGCTTGGATCGCCCGATGGCTTTCATTCTAGCTGGTATGGGGGATGTGTATAAGGACCAGGGTGCATACGCAGAAGCATTGAAAGCCTATGAAGAGGGATTACAAGCAGCGCGCCAATCTAGGGAAAGCTTTATCATTAGCTATTTGTTGGATGCTATTGGCAACACCCATCGCCTGATGGGCAACTTTGCCCAAGCAATAGCTCTCATACGCC
Proteins encoded in this region:
- a CDS encoding DUF2085 domain-containing protein → MKYIGLFLSGVCHQLPDHSLFVAGIQMPLCARCMGLYLGATLGLCSAWWRGHFHASKLPPGKLLILLLVFLVFWAIDGLNSYFYFLTGRPALYIPNNSLRLAAGMASGLSLSFLVLPLFNSTLWREPEKQRIVSTAGELAVILLQALALGWLLQTDISALLYPLLLASVLSVLSLLTLVNAAILVLLLHREQQARSWREAWLSLALGLVLSVIEVGSLALLRHILASVFPISHL
- a CDS encoding tetratricopeptide repeat protein, which encodes MVSSSPLIVTQILTPKKRPDLLHRPRLVDFIHEHIDRKLLLISASAGYGKTSLLIDYAHDTDLPVCWLSIVESARDPRVFLDYLIAAINHHFPGFGENSRNLLQSSETLSDPTLFVGTLVNEIYEKIPDYFVVIIDDYHLVDESRAVNHIVDALIQHLPENCHFIISSRSIPVLTPRGLALLTARQQIAGLGVKDLRFTPEEIQALLWQNYGQRLSDAAAQELAEKSEGWITGILLTTHTMWKGLFEGMVRIQGSDSRVYEYLVNEVFNLQPPQVQDFLLSTSILDEMSPLLCDELLEVSNSRDMLKSLEEKNLFLIRLERGEERWYRYHHLFREFLQTKFQEEKPERVRALHARAARILWESGAIEQAIHHYLLAQDYHSAVEAILQIARETFDAGKLETLTRWIDALPPNMLQDRPRLLWFRAKIHADMGQLEQATELFEQAYAGFARSEDLLGQALTLVHKSTVLRFQGEFREAIEACKQAISLAQGIGQRDDALRVIADAHRQIGTCQANLGNLSQGEEELRQALDIYEQLRSTTNIAYVHNDLGAILRRAGNLTGSELHFRQALEIWEKLGNVGMAALTINNIAVGHYYRGEYAEALQLYEMGLQQARKAGLDRPMAFILAGMGDVYKDQGAYAEALKAYEEGLQAARQSRESFIISYLLDAIGNTHRLMGNFAQAIALIRQAYERAQERDSTYEIALYQISLGALHCQQGSIRQAEAYLGQARTVFMRSNAKRELAKASLYLAHAYYIGGRFQEALDCIQTVLDCLLTLGYDQFLLPVARETKRVIQYAVANGMADTLISELLKKVDAATMPAMEVAVTPEPVAQPILCIYAFGESKVLRGDRLIPNSEWGTTKAKELLFYLLCHKQRRKDQIASDLWPESSTAKVRASFHVTLYRLRRALAQHDCVKYEEDRYFFNRRINYWFDVEEFEHAIQNAASVWATNRARAAQYYHAAIALYHGDFLEDLSSAQEWCLFKREELRQQYYIALHRLGQYHADQSNYKAAIDFYEKALEVDNYQENTYWEMMRCQALLGERSAALRTYHRLAKVLEEELDAKPARETTELYEQILRGEIGPG